Proteins from one Telopea speciosissima isolate NSW1024214 ecotype Mountain lineage chromosome 1, Tspe_v1, whole genome shotgun sequence genomic window:
- the LOC122644002 gene encoding RING-H2 finger protein ATL7-like yields MCCCYCECFRPSSIFFVWFVGSALGFGMLGSGMNLITTVIGFGMSATFIVFVCTRLICGRIRAVESRPAFELGSITDIEQSDHRINGLEPVVVAAIPTMKFNGEAFRSVEDAQCSICLGEYQENEILRIMPKCGHNFHLSCIDVWLQKQSTCPVCRVPLKDSIGTKHARAPMFGTVLHSMDGPEIMSDQWQLPDSIRSVGNGSNQGRQESVPRNSESTTPEETETRR; encoded by the exons ATGTGTTGTTGTTATTGCGAGTGTTTTcgtccttcttcaatcttctttgttTGGTTCGTTGGAAGTGCGTTAGGCTTTGGGATGTTGGGTTCAGGTATGAATTTGATCACTACTGTGATCGGGTTTGGGATGAGCGCGAcgtttattgtgtttgtatgcacCAGACTAATCTGTGGAAGAATCCGGGCAGTCGAGTCCAGACCAGCGTTCGAGCTGGGCTCCATTACTGATATTGAGCAG TCGGACCATAGGATAAATGGCCTCGAACCAGTTGTAGTTGCAGCAATTCCTACAATGAAGTTCAACGGCGAGGCTTTCCGTTCGGTTGAAGATGCACA ATGTTCAATATGTTTAGGAGAATaccaagaaaatgagattctgcGAATCATGCCAAAATGTGGCCACAATTTTCACCTCTCCTGCATTGATGTGTGGCTACAAAAGCAATCAACCTGTCCAGTTTGCCGTGTCCCATTAAAAGACTCTATTGGAACAAAACATGCAAGAGCACCAATGTTTGGCACAGTCCTTCACTCCATGGATGGTCCAGAGATCATGAGTGATCAATGGCAGCTACCTGACAGCATTCGTTCAGTGGGGAATGGAAGTAACCAAGGCCGTCAAGAATCTGTACCCAGAAACTCGGAAAGTACTACACcagaagaaacagaaacaaggagataa
- the LOC122644010 gene encoding pentatricopeptide repeat-containing protein At1g08070, chloroplastic-like → MISSSSKWIKHLSTDWLWLRNHCTTVKKTKQAHAFLLRNRLFDENLAVSKLISFLAISESGKLDYARKIFTQIENPDMFIWNTMIRGYARSINPSEAISFYYLMVQSGVVADNYTYPFVLTACARLAAPELGRRFHSETVKIGLESDVFVLNSLIQMYANCRFLDVARRLFDGNPLRDVVTWNVMIGAYIDRGIYEQAFNWFEEMRQLDYIQPDSVTLLHLVSACTQLGNLEQGRLLHFYSKELALDTNLRLCNAILDMYCKCGDLESAMEVFDSMPERDLLSWTSLLSGLTNSGHFIEALHFFGQMQSVNIRPDEITLVTVLSACAQTGALDQGKYIHLLIDRYKVNRDIILETALVDMYAKCGNINFSLQVFNKMRVKNVFTWNTMIGGLAMHGHGQQAMALFERMKQEGSMPDDVTFIAFLCACSHAGLVKEGIEVFKLMQEVYLIKPRMEHYGCMVDLLCRARLVDDALAFIENMPIKANAVLWATLLGACRIGGHPELAEKVGKRVIELEPDSDGRYVQLSNLYAGIHRWDEAMKIRNQMTLKKIEKTPGYSWIELNGMIHQFIAGDRAHTQTEEIYMMVEEMYQRVKLAGGHITGTTQVLFDIDEEEKEHSLFLHSEKLAIAFGLMSTAPGSPIRIVKNLRVCNDCHSFVKVISKVFNREIIARDRNRFHHFREGKCSCMDFW, encoded by the coding sequence AtgatctcttcttcctcaaaatGGATCAAGCATCTGTCTACGGACTGGCTTTGGCTCAGGAACCACTGTACCACCGTAAagaaaaccaaacaagcccACGCATTTCTCCTCCGAAACCGTCTCTTCGACGAAAACCTGGCCGTCAGCAAGCTCATCTCCTTCCTCGCTATATCCGAATCGGGCAAACTCGACTACGCCCGGAAAATATTCACCCAGATTGAGAACCCAGATATGTTCATCTGGAACACCATGATCAGAGGCTACGCCAGAAGCATTAATCCTTCGGAGGCCATCTCCTTTTACTACCTTATGGTTCAGTCTGGTGTTGTAGCTGACAATTACACCTACCCTTTTGTGTTGACGGCCTGCGCCCGTTTGGCGGCCCCTGAATTGGGTAGAAGATTCCACTCTGAAACGGTGAAGATTGGACTAGAGTCGGACGTGTTTGTGCTCAATTCTCTGATACAAATGTATGCCAACTGTAGGTTCTTGGATGTTGCTCGAAGATTGTTTGATGGAAATCCTCTAAGAGATGTTGTGACGTGGAATGTCATGATCGGAGCATATATTGACCGCGGCATTTATGAGCAAGCCTTTAATTGGTTTGAAGAAATGAGACAATTAGATTATATTCAACCGGATTCTGTGACCTTGCTTCATTTGGTTTCGGCTTGTACCCAACTGGGCAACCTGGAGCAAGGAAGATTACTTCATTTCTACTCAAAAGAGCTTGCTCTGGATACAAACCTTCGACTATGTAATGCAATTCTCGATATGTATTGCAAATGCGGGGATTTGGAATCTGCAATGGAGGTCTTCGACAGTATGCCAGAGCGAGACCTTCTATCGTGGACTAGCTTGTTATCAGGACTGACTAACTCTGGTCATTTCATTGAGGCCTTGCATTTCTTTGGGCAGATGCAGTCTGTGAATATCAGGCCAGATGAGATCACTCTTGTAACCGTGCTCTCAGCTTGTGCTCAGACAGGGGCCTTGGATCAAGGAAAGTATATTCATCTCTTGATTGATCGATACAAGGTGAACCGCGATATCATCCTTGAGACAGCTCTGGTCGATATGTATGCCAAATGCGGGAACATTAATTTTTCTCTGCAAGTCTTCAACAAGATGAGAGTGAAGAATGTCTTCACATGGAACACTATGATTGGAGGGCTAGCAATGCATGGTCATGGCCAACAGGCAATGGCGCTTTTTGAGCGAATGAAGCAGGAAGGATCAATGCCCGACGACGTAACATTCATTGCCTTCTTGTGTGCATGCAGCCATGCGGGGTTGGTCAAGGAGGGTATCGAAGTTTTCAAATTAATGCAAGAGGTTTACCTAATTAAACCGAGGATGGAACATTATGGTTGTATGGTTGATTTGCTATGCAGAGCTAGGCTGGTGGACGATGCATTGGCCTTCATAGAGAATATGCCCATCAAGGCTAATGCAGTCTTGTGGGCTACTCTTCTTGGAGCTTGTAGGATCGGTGGACATCCTGAGCTTGCAGAGAAGGTGGGTAAACGTGTAATTGAATTGGAACCTGATTCTGATGGCCGCTACGTGCAATTATCAAATCTCTATGCCGGAATCCATCGTTGGGATGAAGCCATGAAAATTAGGAACCAAATGACacttaagaaaatagagaaaaccccAGGATACAGTTGGATTGAGTTGAATGGAATGATTCATCAGTTCATTGCAGGTGATAGAGCACACACTCAAACAGAAGAGATCTATATGATGGTGGAAGAAATGTATCAACGGGTCAAATTGGCTGGAGGTCATATAACTGGTACTACCCAGGTCTTGTTTGATATAgatgaggaagagaaagaacatTCTTTGTTCTTGCATAGTGAGAAGTTGGCCATAGCTTTTGGCTTGATGAGCACTGCCCCTGGTTCACCCATTCGGATTGTCAAAAACCTCAGGGTCTGCAATGACTGCCATTCTTTTGTTAAAGTTATCTCTAAGGTATTCAATAGAGAGATAATTGCAAGGGATAGAAACCGCTTTCACCATTTCAGGGAAGGAAAATGTTCATGCATGGACTTCTGGTAA